In Candidatus Obscuribacterales bacterium, a genomic segment contains:
- a CDS encoding FAD-dependent oxidoreductase: protein MATIGVVGAGIAGLVCAQALQQYGHQVVVYEKSRGVGGRMATRRLAGTCADHGVRYLEPEGDSLRYLLGVLHDHHVVRAWRGAIAQMLSDGSCHVLAPSRRYIAREGVNAVAKWLAAGLDIRRQHRVTAIAPVAKQGWQITFEGEPSATWADALVLAIPAPQAVDLLTPLTPLGLPLPVLDAVRAVEFSACISAIATYGDEQGEFLDYSQAWQGIQFDTHPDLAWISFETSKRPSLTPDRATPPVFVFQSTAAFAEQYHDAQDLQPAGITLLQQAAQALYDWLDMPVDLYVHRWRYAFAQRPYPGPYIATQTPLPLLCSGDWCGGQQVGGAIASGLQAATYFQQKLGDTPAALSFHELVQALCDRYSVETA from the coding sequence ATGGCAACGATTGGAGTGGTAGGCGCAGGAATAGCGGGTTTGGTATGTGCGCAGGCACTCCAGCAGTACGGGCATCAGGTTGTGGTTTATGAAAAGTCTCGCGGTGTGGGAGGACGCATGGCCACAAGGCGTCTGGCGGGCACCTGTGCTGACCACGGCGTTCGCTACCTAGAGCCCGAGGGGGACTCCCTGCGCTACCTCTTGGGAGTTCTCCATGATCACCATGTGGTGCGGGCCTGGCGGGGGGCGATCGCCCAGATGCTATCGGATGGAAGCTGCCATGTTCTGGCTCCCAGCCGTCGTTATATTGCCCGAGAAGGGGTGAATGCGGTTGCCAAATGGCTGGCTGCGGGGCTAGATATTCGCCGCCAGCATCGGGTGACGGCGATCGCCCCGGTGGCCAAGCAGGGCTGGCAGATTACGTTTGAAGGCGAACCGTCTGCAACCTGGGCTGATGCCCTAGTGCTAGCCATTCCAGCGCCCCAAGCCGTTGACTTGCTCACACCATTGACGCCGCTGGGACTGCCCCTGCCCGTATTGGATGCTGTGCGGGCGGTGGAGTTTTCTGCCTGCATCAGTGCGATCGCCACCTATGGTGATGAGCAGGGAGAATTTTTAGACTATTCCCAGGCTTGGCAGGGGATTCAGTTTGATACCCACCCTGATCTAGCCTGGATATCGTTTGAGACGAGTAAACGCCCAAGCCTAACGCCCGACAGGGCCACCCCGCCGGTATTTGTCTTTCAAAGCACGGCCGCCTTTGCCGAACAGTACCACGATGCTCAGGATCTCCAGCCCGCTGGCATCACGCTCCTACAGCAGGCCGCCCAAGCGCTCTATGATTGGCTGGACATGCCTGTGGATCTCTATGTCCATCGCTGGCGCTATGCCTTTGCCCAACGCCCCTACCCCGGCCCCTACATTGCCACTCAAACCCCCTTGCCTCTCCTCTGCAGTGGTGATTGGTGTGGGGGACAGCAGGTGGGGGGAGCGATCGCGTCGGGGCTACAGGCGGCGACCTATTTCCAGCAAAAATTGGGAGATACGCCAGCGGCGCTCTCGTTCCATGAGTTGGTGCAAGCGTT